In Niallia sp. FSL W8-0635, one genomic interval encodes:
- the fliI gene encoding flagellar protein export ATPase FliI: protein MKAQALLSSISSIDTYKQYGRVKKVVGLMIESQGPTSSIGDVCNIHIGTKHKRIIKAEVVGFNDENIILMPYTTVNDISPGCLVEASSEPLEIKVGPGLIGTAIDALGMPLDGSMLPKGLKSVPIDQEPPNPMTRPPISQSMEVGVRLIDGLLTVGTGQRLGIFAGSGVGKSTLLGMIARNTKADLNVIALIGERGREVREFIERDLGPEGLKRSIVVVATSDQPALMRIKGAYTATAIAEYFRDKGLNVMLMMDSVTRVAMAQREVGLAIGEPPTTKGYTPSVFAILPKLLERTGTNEYGSITAFYTVLVDGDDMNEPIADTVRGILDGHYVLDRALANKGQYPAVNVLKSVSRVMNHIVPKEHVKAAERLRDLLSTYMNSEDLINIGAYKKGSSKEIDTAIRLYPGILSYIKQATDEKVSIEESLHSLLTLVGTEG, encoded by the coding sequence TTGAAAGCACAAGCATTACTAAGCTCGATTTCGTCCATTGACACTTATAAACAATATGGTCGTGTGAAAAAAGTAGTAGGATTAATGATCGAGTCACAGGGACCAACCAGTTCAATTGGGGATGTTTGTAATATTCATATAGGAACAAAACATAAACGAATCATTAAAGCAGAAGTAGTCGGATTTAATGATGAAAATATAATTTTAATGCCCTATACAACGGTAAATGATATTTCACCAGGCTGCTTAGTAGAAGCTTCATCTGAACCACTAGAAATAAAGGTAGGACCTGGGTTAATTGGGACGGCAATTGATGCATTAGGAATGCCTTTAGATGGTTCGATGTTACCAAAAGGTTTAAAGTCTGTTCCAATTGATCAAGAACCTCCTAACCCAATGACGAGACCTCCTATCTCGCAATCAATGGAAGTTGGCGTTCGATTAATTGATGGTCTTTTAACTGTCGGTACTGGTCAAAGGCTTGGCATTTTTGCCGGTAGTGGTGTTGGAAAAAGTACATTACTTGGGATGATTGCAAGAAATACAAAAGCGGATTTAAATGTCATTGCCTTAATCGGAGAACGGGGAAGAGAAGTACGAGAATTTATTGAACGTGATTTAGGTCCAGAAGGATTGAAAAGGTCCATAGTTGTCGTTGCTACATCCGATCAACCAGCATTAATGAGAATAAAGGGTGCTTATACAGCTACGGCGATTGCTGAATACTTTCGTGATAAGGGCTTAAATGTCATGTTAATGATGGATTCCGTTACACGTGTTGCTATGGCACAAAGGGAAGTTGGACTAGCTATAGGGGAGCCGCCAACTACGAAAGGCTACACACCATCTGTTTTTGCGATATTGCCAAAACTTCTTGAGAGAACCGGTACAAATGAATACGGAAGTATAACGGCTTTTTATACCGTACTTGTTGATGGGGATGATATGAACGAGCCAATTGCAGATACAGTGCGGGGGATTTTAGATGGGCACTATGTACTAGATCGAGCGCTCGCAAATAAGGGGCAATATCCCGCTGTTAATGTTTTGAAAAGTGTTAGCCGTGTAATGAATCATATCGTGCCAAAAGAACATGTAAAAGCGGCAGAGCGATTGCGAGATCTTCTTAGTACGTATATGAATTCCGAAGATTTAATCAATATAGGGGCTTATAAGAAAGGTTCTTCTAAAGAAATCGATACGGCGATTAGGTTGTATCCAGGTATTCTGTCCTATATAAAGCAGGCAACAGATGAGAAGGTTTCAATTGAAGAAAGCCTCCATTCCTTATTAACTTTAGTTGGAACAGAGGGATAA
- the fliJ gene encoding flagellar export protein FliJ: MSYQFKFEKILTIREREKEEASSAYNQSVNRFEEAAEKLYELLKRKEDLEAYQADKIATGLSVQEIRHHQQFVANLAKTIEHAQKMVQNARNSMVYFQEKMLEKNMEVKKFVKIKEKDHTNYLALERAAEAKQMDDISLQQYMQHER; this comes from the coding sequence ATGAGCTATCAATTTAAATTTGAAAAAATCCTAACCATTCGAGAAAGAGAAAAAGAAGAGGCAAGCTCTGCTTATAATCAATCAGTAAATAGATTTGAAGAGGCTGCTGAAAAATTATATGAGCTACTAAAGAGAAAAGAAGACCTAGAAGCTTATCAAGCAGACAAAATTGCAACAGGGTTATCCGTTCAAGAAATTAGACATCATCAGCAATTTGTAGCTAATTTAGCAAAAACGATTGAACATGCCCAAAAAATGGTTCAAAATGCCCGAAATTCAATGGTTTATTTTCAAGAAAAAATGCTAGAAAAAAATATGGAAGTAAAAAAGTTTGTGAAAATAAAGGAAAAAGATCACACCAATTATTTAGCGTTAGAACGAGCGGCAGAGGCGAAACAGATGGATGATATTTCTCTTCAACAATATATGCAACATGAAAGGTAG
- a CDS encoding MotE family protein codes for MENSWEEKKKPFNFFQRFLMVAVIPSLFAIIVLVLLLMYSGADIAEKGRELLNTIPFLSEEKKSTDKLLENNKNTISSLQTKLEERDAQIKTLESQLENSENRIQSVNAEKEKLQSELTSLQSAQEETKKAVAEIVKTYDTMSAKNAAAILSEMSENEALKILAELKPAKLASILEKMEPSIASKYTELLSENATVNP; via the coding sequence ATGGAAAACTCATGGGAAGAAAAAAAGAAGCCATTTAACTTTTTCCAGCGTTTTCTAATGGTTGCAGTCATTCCGAGCCTTTTTGCAATCATTGTTCTTGTGCTATTGCTAATGTATTCGGGAGCAGATATTGCAGAGAAGGGCAGAGAGTTACTAAATACTATTCCTTTTCTTAGCGAAGAAAAAAAATCGACGGATAAATTACTTGAAAATAATAAAAACACAATCAGTTCCTTACAAACAAAGCTGGAAGAACGGGATGCGCAAATAAAAACATTAGAATCCCAATTAGAAAATAGTGAAAATAGAATTCAATCTGTCAATGCGGAAAAGGAAAAATTGCAGAGTGAATTAACGTCTCTTCAATCAGCTCAAGAGGAAACAAAAAAGGCAGTTGCTGAGATTGTGAAAACATATGATACGATGTCGGCGAAAAATGCTGCGGCGATTTTGTCAGAGATGAGTGAAAACGAAGCTTTGAAAATTTTGGCAGAGCTAAAACCAGCAAAACTTGCGTCGATATTAGAGAAAATGGAACCATCCATTGCCTCAAAATATACAGAACTATTATCGGAAAATGCAACAGTCAATCCGTAA